The sequence CAGATCGTCATCCTGAGCTCCATCGAATGGGGAGCGGCCTGGCAGCGCCATCAGATGTTCGCGGCGCAGTTCGCCGCGGCCGGCCATGAAGTCTTCTTCGTCGAGAACACGGGCTTCCGCAACCCAGGCCCGCGGGACCTGGGCCGCCTTTGGAGCCGCCTGGCCGGGCCGGCCGGCGGCGCCAGCAACCCCCGCCCGGCCGGGGTGAGCATCGTCTCCCCCCTCGTCCTGCCGCCCACCTCGGGGGCCTTCCGCCGGGCCAACGCCGCGGTCTTCATACCGCGCCTGCTGGCCCAGTTGTGCCGGCTCGGCCTGCGGCCGCGGCCGGTGGTCATCGCCTATTTCGCCACGGAGACCACCTTGGAACTGCTGCGGCGGCTGGATGCGTCCGTGGTGGTCTATGACTGCGCCTCCAACTTCCGCGCCCACCCCCGGGTTCCCGCCGATTTCCCGCGCCAGGAGGCCGAGTTGCTGCGCCTGGCGGGCCTGGTGGTCTGCGACTCGGACTTCCTCTTGCGCCAGAAGCAGGCCGAGCACCCCCGGGTGGTCCAGATCCACCAGGGCGTCAGCGAGGATTTCCTCGAGGCGAAGCCGCCGCGTCCGGATTTCCGCCGCTTCTGCTACTACGGGACCTGGGTCCCGGACCTGGATCCGGCCTTCTTGATCGCCCTGGCAGAAGCGGGCTTCGAGGTGACGGTCAGCGGCTTCTGCAAAGGACAGCCGCCCGACTGGCCCCCATCCATCCGGCGCTTGCCCCCCGCGCCCCTGGAAGGACTGGTCAAGCGGCTGGAGGAGTTCGACGTTTTCCTGCTCCCCCACAAGCTCACCCAGTTCCATCTGGGCGTCATCCCGGCCAAGATCTACGAGATCATGGCCATGGGCCGCCCCGTGCTGGCCACCCCTTTGCCATCCCTGGCGCCCCTGAAGCGGCTCGTCCACATCGCCGATTCCCCGGCCGACTGGGTGCGCGTCGCCCGGGACCTTCCCAGGACCGAGACCGCGGCCCTGCGGGAGGAGCGCATCGCCCTGGCCAAAGAGCATACCCATGCCAAGGAATTCCGGCGCTTCCAAGAGGCGGTCCGAGGGGCTTGGGAGCGAAATAGATAACAAAAGTCATCGTATTGTAAGCGGGGTGCTCTGACCGACTGAGCTCGGGGCAACTACGCTGATTTCACAAAGAAAAACCGGGGCATTGCTCGACCTCCCAAAAATGGATAGGTGCCCATCTGGGTGTCCACGCTACAGGTTGGCGATGAGCCTTTCCATGACAAGCCGCGCCGCCGCTCCAGCATCATAGCGCACAGCCGCAGCCAGTAACGGGCTCAAGTCGTCATTGAATTGGCGCAAGGCGACTTTGGCCGTCAGGTTTTTCTCGAACTCACTGCGGCTCACCTTGCTGCCTTCGGCTGCCATGTACTTGCGGAAGGTCTCCACAATCCGCCTCGGATCGCTTCCCTTCATGCCCAGACCCCGCCACAAGTCGAACAGATCCCGCCCCTTGCGACGCTGATAAAGCGCGCGCAGCTTGGTGGCCAAGAGCTCATCAAGAGTGCAGGTTCGCACCTCCGCCCGTCCTTCAAACCATGGCGATTGGATGGCGAATGGATGGCCGATAGCTCCGAACACAGTGAAGTGCTCCCGGGTATTGATCTCGATCTTAAGCCGAAGCGGGACCACGGGCGCTATCTCGGATTCCATGCGATAGCGCAACGTCACATTATCCGGGCCGCTTTCCCGGCGGGGCACCCCCAGGATGGGATCGAGCCGGGAACGGATGGCGTTGAGCACCGGGCCGATGGGACCGGCGGAAACCTGCACGAGGTCGATGTCTTCGGAGTATCGTTGAGGCGACGTGACGAACAGCTTGTGCAGCGCTGTCCCTCCGCGCAGGAGGAGCGCCGGGGCCAGAACTGGGTCTTGGAATATCTCGATGAGCGCTCGGCACAGGATCAAGTCCTGCTCGACTTGCGCATCCTGCGGCCAGGGGGCGACATTGCGCCAATGAGTGATTGCGGCCTGGGGAATCATGCTTCCGGCTCCGGCCGGGCGTTGATCAGGACATGCCACTTCCGGCTTTCAGTTGCCCCAGCAATTGGAGCTGTCGGATCAAGGGGACGCGGCGGAGCATCTTTGACCATGTTGAGGAACCCTTTGGACAGATCATGCCGCCGGAGCATATCCAGGAGGTATCCTAGCCGCTGGGCCACAATGTCGTCTCCATACCGCTTCACCGTATCTCCGAGCTTGCCGGGGTCCAGTTTCTCGGCTAATTCCGAGATGATCGTGACCACGTTATCCAGTCCTCCAGAGGCCTTGCAGTAGCGGACGAGGTCCCAGGCCGTGGTCTCTGGAGTGGATGCCATCAGGATGCCGGTCGGGGTCTTGACCTCTTGTGTCTGCGAACGATCGAAGGGACCCTTGCCGTGGAAGCGGATCAAGACGTTGCCCGCCCGAACGGGGCGGAGGGCGCGCTCAGGAATCATGACTTGAAATTCCTGGGGCCGGTGATGGGCAGCTCCGTGCAACTGCGCTGCGGAGAGAAGCCCCACATAGTATGGCCGAGCCATGTCTTTCATGAGTTCGTGGATGAACCACTCCGGCGGCAAGATGCCGGCAGAGCGATGCTGCGGGTCCACGATCACATAGAATCCGGATCTGGGCATGACGAGGCACCCTGCCTTGACCAGGCGATGCAGGGACATGTAAACAGCCGCCGGCGATGTGCCCAATCTTCTGTCGGCTTCTTCGCGAGCGAAGGTGTAGCGGCCCTGCCCAAGAAGTTCTTCAATAAACCCGCCGGCCAGAATCGGAGAAGTCCGTTCCATGTCTGTTGCAAATTATAACGAAGTTCGTTAGATTCTGCAACCTGTTTTATTGCCCGAAGTCTCGCTGTCCTGCTGCGGAATACTTAGCCGCGAGTTCTCGATTCGCGCAAGCCTCAGGGGCGGGCCACAAAATCGAACCCATCGCGGCCCAAGCGGCTCATGAGCTTCTGGATGACCCCGCGAGCATCGTCGTCCGGTCCAGAGATGTATCGGGGCTTCCCATCCGGCCCGCCGAAAATGATGTCCTGTTGGTGGGTCAGTTCCTCCGTCCCCAGGACGTGGCGGGACAAATTAAAATCGGGATGGGGGTCGAATCCCAGCCTCCCGGCATATTCGATCGCCCCGAAGATGATCTCCTTGGCGTGATTGATCCCGATTGGTTTAGGCGCCTGCTCCGGAAAACTTTTGGCCAGGAAGTCCCCCTCGAATCTTGCGACCGGCAAATCCGCGTTGCAGAAGGTGTTCTTTAGTCCCGAACAGAAAACATCCACCAAGTAGAGCCCCAGGATGAGGTTGCCGTTTGGCTGGCGCCGGGTGACCGCGATCGTTGCGAGGCCCGAGTCCCTCCAGTTGGGATTGATAAGGCAGGCATCGACGGGGTACTCGTCGGAGGACTTGATGAGGTGCTTCTTCTCAGCCTTGGACCAGGCAACCGCCGTGACAGGTGCCTGTGCCTCTTCTTTAGGCAGGCAGCATTTCTTATATTTCCTGCCGCTACCGCAGGGACAAGGATCGTTTCTCCCGGCGCTCATGCCGGGATACCCTTCCGCGTCATTCGCCGCCCCCCTCAGTGCAGCATCTCGGGATTCCGCAGGACCACAACACCCGACTTACCGCAGTCGGGACAGCACCAATGGACCTCCGAAGGCTTCCTGAGGACGTTGATGATCCCGAGGCACCATCTCCTTGAAGGCCCGGCCATGCAAGGCACCATGGAAGGCAACTCGTCATCGATCGGCATGTCAGCGGCCGAGGCGATGATCGCGTGGAAAAAGCGGGCCATCTCCTTCGTGCGCCTTGGGGCCGCGGGATCGGCCAACGCCCCATCGAAATGCTCGGGCTTGGTAATGAAGGCCGGCGCCTCCCTCGGCGAAGGCGTGGGCCCGCCTACCGAACGGCCAGGCGCAGCGGCAGCAGCAGCGGCGCCGGGACCCGAAACGGAAGGACTGGGCACAAGCGGAACCGCGTTCTTTATCTCCTGGTACAAATACCAACCGACCCCTTTCGATCCAAGAACCCGCTCTTCGGTCGGCGGACTGACCAGGACGTCCCTGAGGCTCTTATACCGGAGCCTGACGAGAGCTTTCACCGCTCGTGATGAAAGTCCTCCCCATTCTCTCCGAAGGAACTTGTTCCTCTCCATCTTCCGACTGATGTTCCAAATATTCGACGAGCTGCAGCGCAGTTCCTTGGCGATCTCCGCCTGCGTCCTACCCTGAGCCAAGCGAGTCTTCACCAAGCCATAGAGTTCAGCATGGACCGCCTCGTCAATATCCACCCAGGCCAGGTGCGGGAAGCGGCGCTGAATGACCCCATACCCACCGCCCGTCTTAAATTGACGGAGGATCTCGCGGATAGGAATGCCCTTGACCAAAAGAGACTCTGGTCCGGACGCGGAGTCAGTCATTTCTTCCGGCATTATACCAAAGCGCCTTCTCACGAGCCCAAAGGACGCCATCCCGCAAGCGGCGCCATTTGATATTCTGTCTGCGTCAGGACTCGAGACCCATGACTACTAAAGGCTCGAAAGGCTGGTCGGCCATCCGCCGGCAGTTGATCAATCGGACCACGAGAGAGCTGCTGGCTCTAGTGAAGGACCTCTATGAGGTCTCGGCAGCAAACCGCGATTTCCTGCAAGCTCGCTTCCGGGGTGAAACGGCCGCCGGCCCGGCGCTGGAGCAATACCGCCGCACGATAGTGGAACAGTTTTTTCCCCAGCACGGCTTTGGCAAGCTCAAGCTCGCCGACGCCCGCAAAGCCATCCGCGACTATCGCAAAGCCACGGGCAACCCTGAAGGCACAATCGATCTTCTCCTCACCTATGTGGAGAATGGGACTGAGTTCACGAAGGAGTTCGGCGACATCAACGAAGCCTACTACAACAGTCTGGACTCCGCCCTCGATGAACTGGCGCGCCTGCTGCTCCAGTCCGGCCCCGCGCTCTATGCCCGGTTCCGGAATCGTGCCCTGCGCGTCAAGGAGCTGGCCAGGGACATCGGCTGGGGCTATGGGGACTCCGTCGCGGACCAAGTCGCGCGACTCGAAACGAGGTTCGGTCATGTCCAAATCCAAAGCTCATAAATACTGGAACAAATTCCGCGGCTGGGCCCGACACTTCGGGGCCATCCGGGCCGAGGAGCCGCAAGCCTTCAGTTGGTGACGGGGATATTCTCGGACTGGTTCCTCATGGACCGCAAGCTGACCCTGGTCAAAGGCCAGGTCGTGTCCCTGAGCGGGCAGGCCCAGCGGTACCCGCTCACCGAGGATTGGGACGCCGTCGCGCCCGAGGCCATCGGCTTCTGATTATGGTACAATGTTCAATATTCGAACATAGTTCCCAAATGCCCACCCACGACGACACCCTGGCGGAAAAAGAATTCCTCCTCATCCAGGAATTATCCCGCAAGCCCAACAGCACCCAGCGCGACCTCTCCCAGAACCTGGGGCTCTCCTTGGGAACGACGAACCTCCTCATCCGCAGGCTGGCGCGCAAGGGCATCATCAAGGTCACCCAGCTCGACTGGAAGCGCACCCAGTACCTGCTGACCCTCAAGGGCGCGGTGGAGAAGATGCGCAAGGCCTACCACTACACCCGCTACACCTTGCGCATCTTCCGCCAGATCCAGGATAACATCAACACGGTCCTCACCCGGGAACACCGCGCCGGCCGCAGGGATTTCGTCCTCGTGGCCCGCGACGAGATATTGGAGCTCGTCCGAGAGACGGCGGCGGACCTGTCCCTGGCCGACGCGACCTTCACTTTCGTGCCCGCCTTCGACGAGGTCCCTGCGCGGGCGGACTTGGTCCTTACCGCGACCTTGGAGCCGGCTCCGAGACCCGTCAACGGCCGCCGCTACATGAGCCTGGTGGACTTCGACGACATAGATTTCCGCATCCCTTGACCCCATGAAACGCAGACCTCGCACCCTCGCCGTGGCCACGGAGATCCGCCGCGTCATCGCCTTGGAGGCGCAGGCCCTCAAGGCTTTGCACGCCTCGGTGGACGGCTCCTACCAGAAGGCCGTGGAGCTCATGGCCCGCTGCCGCGGCAAGGTCATCCTCACGGGCGTGGGCAAATCCGGACTCATCGCCCAGAAAGTGGCCGCGACGCTGGCCTCCACCGGAACCCCGGCCATCAACCTCGACCCGGCCGAGGCCAAGCACGGGGGCATCGGCCTCATCCAGCGCCAGGACCTGGTTTTGGCCATCGGCAAGTCCGGCGAGTCCGACGAGCTCAACGACCTGCTGCCCCGCCTGCGCGCCATCGGCACCAAGCTCATCGCCATCACGGCCGAGCCGCGCTCGACCTTGGCGCGCGCCGCGACCGTGGTCCTGATCACGCCCATAGCCCAGGAGGCCTGCCCCCTCAACCTCACCCCGACCTGCAGCACCACGGCCGCCTTGGCCGTGGGCGACGCTCTGGCCGTGGCGCTCATGAAGCAGCGCAACTTCCAAGCCGAGCAGTTCGCGCGCAACCACCCGGCCGGCCAGTTGGGCAAGCGCCTGACCTTGACCGTGGCCGACGTCATGCGCTCGGGCAGGAGCAACCCCACCATCGGGGAAGACGCCAGCGTCAGCCGCATGCTCGTCGAGCTCACCCGCCAGCACGCCGGGGCGGTCTCGGTCGTGGACCGCAAGGGCCGGCTCAAGGGTCTGATCACGGACCGCGACATCCGGCGGGTGCTGGAGCTCGGACGCAACATCCAGGGGCTCTCGATCGCGCAGATCATGAACCCGAAGCCTACCAGCATCCGCCCCGAGGCCATGGCCTCGCGCGCGGTCGAGATCATGGAACTGCGCAAGCGGCCCTTCAACGTCCTGCCCGTGGTGGACGGCCGCGGCCGCAGCGTGGGCATGATCCAGATCCACGACCTGCGCGCGCGCGGGCTCTAGGGCCTGGCCCTGCGCCTCTATGGCGATACCTTTCCCAGCGGGAGACAGAGCATGAAGGGGATCATACTGGCCGGCGGAGCGGGCACTCGGCTCTACCCATGCACCAAGGTCGTGAGCAAGCAGATGATGCCGGTCTACGACAAGCCCATGATCTACTATCCGCTCAGCGTCCTGATGCTGGCCGGCATCCGCGAGGCGCTGATCATCAGCACGCCTCACGATCTGCCCTTCTTCCGCGAGCTCCTGGGAGACGGGACGCGCCTCGGGATGCGCTTCGC is a genomic window of Elusimicrobiota bacterium containing:
- a CDS encoding SEC-C metal-binding domain-containing protein; the encoded protein is MSAGRNDPCPCGSGRKYKKCCLPKEEAQAPVTAVAWSKAEKKHLIKSSDEYPVDACLINPNWRDSGLATIAVTRRQPNGNLILGLYLVDVFCSGLKNTFCNADLPVARFEGDFLAKSFPEQAPKPIGINHAKEIIFGAIEYAGRLGFDPHPDFNLSRHVLGTEELTHQQDIIFGGPDGKPRYISGPDDDARGVIQKLMSRLGRDGFDFVARP
- a CDS encoding nucleotidyl transferase AbiEii/AbiGii toxin family protein, coding for MIPQAAITHWRNVAPWPQDAQVEQDLILCRALIEIFQDPVLAPALLLRGGTALHKLFVTSPQRYSEDIDLVQVSAGPIGPVLNAIRSRLDPILGVPRRESGPDNVTLRYRMESEIAPVVPLRLKIEINTREHFTVFGAIGHPFAIQSPWFEGRAEVRTCTLDELLATKLRALYQRRKGRDLFDLWRGLGMKGSDPRRIVETFRKYMAAEGSKVSRSEFEKNLTAKVALRQFNDDLSPLLAAAVRYDAGAAARLVMERLIANL
- a CDS encoding winged helix-turn-helix transcriptional regulator, producing the protein MPTHDDTLAEKEFLLIQELSRKPNSTQRDLSQNLGLSLGTTNLLIRRLARKGIIKVTQLDWKRTQYLLTLKGAVEKMRKAYHYTRYTLRIFRQIQDNINTVLTREHRAGRRDFVLVARDEILELVRETAADLSLADATFTFVPAFDEVPARADLVLTATLEPAPRPVNGRRYMSLVDFDDIDFRIP
- a CDS encoding KpsF/GutQ family sugar-phosphate isomerase: MKRRPRTLAVATEIRRVIALEAQALKALHASVDGSYQKAVELMARCRGKVILTGVGKSGLIAQKVAATLASTGTPAINLDPAEAKHGGIGLIQRQDLVLAIGKSGESDELNDLLPRLRAIGTKLIAITAEPRSTLARAATVVLITPIAQEACPLNLTPTCSTTAALAVGDALAVALMKQRNFQAEQFARNHPAGQLGKRLTLTVADVMRSGRSNPTIGEDASVSRMLVELTRQHAGAVSVVDRKGRLKGLITDRDIRRVLELGRNIQGLSIAQIMNPKPTSIRPEAMASRAVEIMELRKRPFNVLPVVDGRGRSVGMIQIHDLRARGL
- a CDS encoding type IV toxin-antitoxin system AbiEi family antitoxin, with the translated sequence MERTSPILAGGFIEELLGQGRYTFAREEADRRLGTSPAAVYMSLHRLVKAGCLVMPRSGFYVIVDPQHRSAGILPPEWFIHELMKDMARPYYVGLLSAAQLHGAAHHRPQEFQVMIPERALRPVRAGNVLIRFHGKGPFDRSQTQEVKTPTGILMASTPETTAWDLVRYCKASGGLDNVVTIISELAEKLDPGKLGDTVKRYGDDIVAQRLGYLLDMLRRHDLSKGFLNMVKDAPPRPLDPTAPIAGATESRKWHVLINARPEPEA